Sequence from the bacterium genome:
AGGAGATGAAACCGCTTCTTGTGGAAGAGTATGCGGCTCCGTCTGGCCATTTCGGGCATCAGGCTTCACTCGAATCCAAAGACAGGCTTGAGCGTGCACGAGCTGCAATAGCCGAGTCGATAAACGCCGAGCCCGGTGAGATAATTCTTACTTCCGGCGGAACGGAATCGAACAATCTGGCATTGCAGGGATATTTGAAAAATCATAAAAAACCCGCCCGCGTTGTGACCTCCGCAGTAGAGCATGAATCCGTTCTCAATACGCTCCGCAATCTTGTTAAAGATGGGGTAGAACTCGTAATTGCAGGCGTGGATAAAGATGGCCGGGTAAAGCTCGATGAACTTGATAAAGCGCTGGTTCCAGGAACCGCTCTATGTTCTGTTCAGCATGTAAACCATGAAGTCGGGGTAATCCAGCCGCTTGAAGAGATTGGCAAACTATGCAAAGAGCGGGGCGTCATCCTTCACTCTGATGCCGTGCAGGGCTGGGGCAAGGTTCCTCTAAACGTAAAAGATATGAATCTGTCCCTCGTTTCCCTTTCCGGTCATAAGATACACGGGCCAAAGGGGATTGGCGCGCTTTATCGTCGCAAAGGGATAAAGCTCTCGCCTGTACTTTTCGGCGGCTACAACGAGTTCGAGTTAAGGCCGGGTATTGAGAATGTTGCTGGAGCTGCAGGGATGGCAAAGGCTATCTCAATGATAAAGCCCGAACAAGTAGCATACATAGATTCACTCCGGCGCAGACTATGGCAAGGCATCGAAGAAGAGATACCGTGGGTGCATCTCAACGGTTCTCTGGAACAAGGCGCCCCTCATATCCTGAACGTTACTTTCGATTTCATCGAGGGCGAATCGATACTCCTTCATCTCGATATGCGGGGTATAGCCGTTGCCACAGGCTCCGCCTGCTTCTCCAAGGCGCTTGAGGCATCCTACATCCTCCTGGCAATGGGCAGACCGCACGAGCAGGCGCACGGCTCTATGCGCTTCAGCTTCTCGCGATTCAATACACAGGACGAAATCACTAAGACATTGAAGGAGTTAAAGGAAGTGGTTTCCGATTTAAGAAAACTCTCACCTCTAACACCCGTAACACCTCCCGTAACACCCTCCGTAACACCTGAAACACCTGAAACACTCGAAACACCCGGTGCACCCGATAAGGAGGCATGAATGGCTTTGCCGTATTCAAAGAAAGTCATAGAACATTTCAAGAATCCTCATAACGTAGGCGAGATTAAGGACGCGGACGCTACGGCAATGGAGGGAAGTCCTGCCTGCGGCGATATGCTCAAACTCTCCCTTAAGGTCGACGAGAAAACCCATATCATAACCGACATCAAATTCGAGAGTTTCGGATGCGCCTCGAACATAGCCACAGGCTCCATCCTGACCGAAATGGTAAAAGGGAAAACCATTGAGGAAGCCGAGAAAGTTGGCTGGAAGGAGGCTGCAGATGAGCTTGACGGTCTGCCGCCCGTCAAGATGCACTGCGCCGTCCTCGCAGTCGACGCGCTTCGCTCAGCCATCGACCAGTGGAAGGAAAAGCATGGACTCGCGGAAAAGATTCCTACCACGCCGGACGTCCTCCTGCGCAAACTTAGAAACGTACTTAACCCTCTCACCGGCGCCTCCATAGTCCGCATGCAGCTTTTAAGGGACTTCGACGTTAAGGACGGCGTCATCACTATAGACCTCGATCTTACCCGCGAGCACAAGTTCGCCTCCCATATCGCGGAGGAGATTCACGAAAAGCTCGACCACCTCTGGGATATCAAGGAAGTGGTTATCAACTTCGTAGGCGAATCTGAATAGCTATATCGTAACCGCGACCTCTATAAGTGCAATCAACAATAGAGTTAATCGCTAACGGGGTTGCGTCTTTAAGTTGCCATCAAAAAGAAAGATAGAAACGTATTGTCAGGTTATTTTTTCTACATTAAACCCTCAGGTCGTAGCAAGGCGTCTCTGGAAAGCGATTTAGACGTCCGGATTGAACAAAATGGTGTTCCGTACTACTTGACAAACCCGAAAAGTTGATTATAATCCTTTTCTGCAGGGCGAGAGAAGCGGTATTACGAAATTGAACGGTGGAAGGACCGTGTCCTTCCACTCATGTTCTTCTAAGTCTTGTGATAAAATCAAGAGATTAAAGAACACGCTCTTTGGAAAATTGGGAATGCAAGCGGAGA
This genomic interval carries:
- a CDS encoding cysteine desulfurase — translated: MNDIYLDNATTTQMDPWVLEEMKPLLVEEYAAPSGHFGHQASLESKDRLERARAAIAESINAEPGEIILTSGGTESNNLALQGYLKNHKKPARVVTSAVEHESVLNTLRNLVKDGVELVIAGVDKDGRVKLDELDKALVPGTALCSVQHVNHEVGVIQPLEEIGKLCKERGVILHSDAVQGWGKVPLNVKDMNLSLVSLSGHKIHGPKGIGALYRRKGIKLSPVLFGGYNEFELRPGIENVAGAAGMAKAISMIKPEQVAYIDSLRRRLWQGIEEEIPWVHLNGSLEQGAPHILNVTFDFIEGESILLHLDMRGIAVATGSACFSKALEASYILLAMGRPHEQAHGSMRFSFSRFNTQDEITKTLKELKEVVSDLRKLSPLTPVTPPVTPSVTPETPETLETPGAPDKEA
- a CDS encoding DUF59 domain-containing protein — encoded protein: MALPYSKKVIEHFKNPHNVGEIKDADATAMEGSPACGDMLKLSLKVDEKTHIITDIKFESFGCASNIATGSILTEMVKGKTIEEAEKVGWKEAADELDGLPPVKMHCAVLAVDALRSAIDQWKEKHGLAEKIPTTPDVLLRKLRNVLNPLTGASIVRMQLLRDFDVKDGVITIDLDLTREHKFASHIAEEIHEKLDHLWDIKEVVINFVGESE